The Jeotgalibacillus aurantiacus genome segment ACGAACGGAAATCTTAACGTACCAAACCACCCGATCGTACCATTTATCGAAGGTGACGGAACGGGTCCAGATATCTGGGCATCTGCTTCACGCGTTTTAGATGCAGCAGTTGAAAAAGCGTATAACGGCGAAAAGAAAATCGTATGGAAAGAAGTACTGGCTGGAGAAAAAGCATTCAACGAAACAGGCGAATGGCTTCCACAGGCAACACTTGACGCAATCAATGAATACTTCATTGCAATTAAAGGTCCTCTTACAACACCAATTGGCGGAGGAATCCGTTCATTGAACGTGGCTCTTCGTCAGCAGCTTGACCTGTTTACATGTCTTCGTCCTGTGCGTTACTTTGAAGGCGTTCCTTCACCTGTAAAGCGCCCGGAAGATACTGATATGGTCATCTTCCGTGAAAACACAGAGGATATCTACGCCGGGATCGAGTTTGCAGAAGGCTCTGATGAAGTGAAAAAGCTGATCAACTTCCTTCAGGATGAAATGGGTGCAACAAACATCCGCTTCCCTGAAACTGCAGGTATTGGTGTGAAGCCGGTATCTAAGGAAGGTACTGAGCGTCTTGTGCGTTCAGCAATCAACTATGCACTGACTGAAAACCGTAAGTCTGTCACTCTTGTTCATAAAGGTAACATCATGAAGTTTACAGAAGGAGCGTTCAAAAAGTGGGGTTACGACCTTGCAGAGCGTGAATTCGGGGATAAAGTTTTCACATGGAACCAGTATGACAAGATTAAAGACGAGCAGGGTACAGACGCTGCTAACAAAGCACAAAGCGATGCTGAAGCTGCCGGAAAAATCATCATCAAGGATTCCATTGCGGATATCTTCCTTCAACAGATCCTTACACGTCCTGCAGAGTTCGATGTTGTTGCAACAATGAACCTAAACGGTGACTATATTTCTGATGCACTTGCTGCACAGGTTGGTGGAATCGGAATTGCTCCTGGAGCAAACATTAACTATGACACTGGACACGCTATTTTCGAAGCAACACACGGAACAGCTCCAAAATATGCAGGTCTTGATAAAGTAAACCCTTCATCTGTTATCCTTTCAGGCGTGCTTTTACTTGAGCACCTAGGATGGAGTGAAGCGGCTAATCTTGTCACTTCAGCAATGGAAAAAACAATTGCATCTAAAGTTGTTACTTATGACTTTGCCCGTCTGATGGATGGCGCAACAGAAGTTAAATGTTCTGAGTTCGGAACAGCT includes the following:
- the icd gene encoding NADP-dependent isocitrate dehydrogenase, whose amino-acid sequence is MTQGEKITVTNGNLNVPNHPIVPFIEGDGTGPDIWASASRVLDAAVEKAYNGEKKIVWKEVLAGEKAFNETGEWLPQATLDAINEYFIAIKGPLTTPIGGGIRSLNVALRQQLDLFTCLRPVRYFEGVPSPVKRPEDTDMVIFRENTEDIYAGIEFAEGSDEVKKLINFLQDEMGATNIRFPETAGIGVKPVSKEGTERLVRSAINYALTENRKSVTLVHKGNIMKFTEGAFKKWGYDLAEREFGDKVFTWNQYDKIKDEQGTDAANKAQSDAEAAGKIIIKDSIADIFLQQILTRPAEFDVVATMNLNGDYISDALAAQVGGIGIAPGANINYDTGHAIFEATHGTAPKYAGLDKVNPSSVILSGVLLLEHLGWSEAANLVTSAMEKTIASKVVTYDFARLMDGATEVKCSEFGTALIENM